Below is a window of Streptomyces genisteinicus DNA.
GCTCCCACGCGGTGTCCGGAGCCGCGTCACCGGAGTGACCGCCGGCGGGCACGTCGCCGCCCAGCGCCCGGTCCAGCACCGCCACCAGGCCGGCCGCGTCGCCGGCCGCGAGGTGCCAGAGGTGGCCGCCGGACGTACGGGGGGCGGCGCCGCCGGGATGGAGGACGACGACCGGCCGGCCGCAGGCCGCGGCCTCCGCGAGCACCGCGGCGTACTCGTCGTGGCCCGCGGACACGACGACCACCCGGGCGCGCCCGTACGCCTCGGCCGGTGTGCCGGCCGCCGGGCGGGCCGGGACCACGAGCCCGTGACCGGACCGGGCCCGGCGGGCGCGGCGGGCGCGCTCCGCGGCCGTGGCCGCCCGTCCGGAGACCTCGACCCGTACCTCCGGGACGGTCCGCGCCAGCCGGCCCGCCGCCCTCAGCACCTCCGCGAGGCCGTCGAAGCCCGCCGTGCCGGAGCGGGGGCCGGCGAAGAGGATCTGCGGTGCGGGTGCGGGCGGGCGCCGGGGGAAGTCGCCCGGGTCCACCCCGGGGGCGATCGTCGTCGCGCGTGCCGCGACGAGGGCGGGAAGCGCGGCCGCCACGCACTCGCAGGAGCAGACGGCCTCCTGGGCCCGGTACGCGGTGGCGGCGAGCACGGTCCGGTCGTACGCGGCGCGCACCGCGCCGGTGGCGGGACCGCCGTGGTAGGTGAGGACGAACGGGGTGTCCGCGCACGCGCGGGCGGCCGCACCGGCGAGGAGCGGGGCGCCGGCGTGCACGTCGACGACGTCGACGGCCTCCTCCGCCACGATGTGCCGCATCCCGCGCAGCCAGTGCGCCGCCCCGGACGCGGGCGCGGCCGGGACCGCGATGCGGTGCACGCGTATCCCGTCCGGGCGGTCGTGGACTCCGGCGGGCGCGTCCGGCCCGGCGGCGGTGGCCACCACCACCCGCAGGCCGTGGCGTGCCCGGAGCACCTGCGCGAGGCCGTCCGCGTACCGGGCCGCGCCGCCCGGACCGGGAGGGAAGGCCGGGGTGGCGATCAGAACTGAGGACACCGTCATGATCGTGCCGCTCCTCGGGGGTCGGGCAGGCCCTGGGCCTGCCGGCGGTGGTGGTGGGCCGCCGCCTGGCGGTAGTGGTGTTCGAGGGCGTCGAGGAACTCGCCGATGCCGTAGCGCTCCGCCCGCACGGCGGAGGCGGCGCCCATCCGCTCCAGCACGCCGGGCCTGCCGAGCAGACCGCCGAGCGCCCCGGCCAGCCGGACGGGGTCGCCCGCCGGGACGAGGACGCCGTTGTCGGGACCGACGAGTTCGGGCAGACCGCCGACGCGGGAGGCGACGAGCGGGCGTCCCACCTGGAGCGCCTCCAGCGCCACGGTCGGGAAGTTCTCGGGCCACAGCGACGGCACCGCGACCACGGCGGCGTCGCCGAGGCAGTCGAGCACCTCCGCCTCGCCCAGCCAGCCCCGGAAGCGGGCGCGCCGGGCTGCGACGAGGTCGGCCGCGGCGCTCTCCAGCGCGGGCCGGTAGGGGCCGTCGCCGACCACGGTGAGCCGCGCCGACGGGTGCCGGGGCAGCAGCCGGCGCATCGCCTCCAGCAGCACGCCGACGCCCTTGCCCTGGACGAGCCGGCCGGCGACGACGACGTGGTCGGCGGTCGTGAGGGGCCGTGGCGGGGTCTTGCGTTCGATGCCGTTGGGGACGACGTGGACCGGTACCGGTCCGGCGTCGCGGGCGACGGCCCGCGCGAAGTAGCGGCTGGGCACGAGGATCCTGTCCACCCGCCGCACCCTGGGCAGATAGGCCGGGCGCTGTACGAACCGGAGGCAGCCGTAGCGTGCCAGGTCCGACGCGGACAGCCGCTCTCCCGCGGGGGCGCCGGTGAGCTGCCACCGCAGCAGGCCGAGCGTCCAGTCCTCGGGCCCCTGCACACTCAGCACGCGGGGGTACCCGGCGGTCGCGGCGAAGAGCGAGGGGCTGAACTCGCTGGTGCAGTGCAGGTGGACGCAGTCGGGCCGGAACGCCTCCAGCACGGCGCCGGCCTGTCGGCGGCCGCGGGCGTACCAGAGCTTCCGGGCGAGGCGGCGGGGTCCGCTGCCGGTGATGGCGGGCACGAGGTCGTCGGCGAAGACCCGCTCCCCGTCCGCCATGCGGTCGGTGGCGACGACCCGGTTCACGTGCCCCCGGGCGGTGAGGCCCTCGGAGACCAGCCGGACCAGCTTCTCCGCACCGCCCGCCTCGAAGCCGTTGTCGATGAAGTGCAGGATCCTCATGGCCGTGCCTCCGGGTCCGGCGCGCCGCCGAGCGGTCGGAGGGAACGGGTCCGGCGCCGGCGGCGCACCAGAGCCGTCGCCGCGACACACCCCGAGGCCAGGTTCCCGGCGCCCCAGGCGATGGCCGCCCAGTGGAGCCCCGAGTCCAGCATCAGGAACGTGACACCGAGGATGACCGCCACCGAGACGGTCTCGGACACGATCGACGCGACGAGCTGACGGGTCACCTTGAGCAGGAAGCTCGTCCAGGTGTAGAAGGCGACCGCCGGGGCCACGGCCGCGAACACCTGGAGGGTGACGGTGCCGCCCTCGGCGTACCCCTTGCCGAAGAGTCCCAGCACCGGCCCCACGCAGACCAGGACGAACGCGGCGGCGGGCACGGTCACGGCCAGCATGGCGAGCCCGGACCTGCGGGCGAGGGCGGGGAGGTCGGCCCGGGCCTGCGAGCCCTCCGCGAAGAGCGCCTCGCCGATGGCGTACGACGCGCAGTAGACGAGGTTCGCGATCTGGAACGCGATGAAGTACGTGGCCGCCGGAACGGGCCCGAGCTGCTGCAGCACCACGAGGGGCAGCACGATCTGCGGCACCAGGTTGAGGCTGCTGGACAGGTAGTTGGTCAGCGAGTAGGCCAGGGTGTTCCGCAGCACTCCCCAGGAGAAGTGGGGGCGCACCCGCAGGCGGAGCCTGCGGCGGAGGACCGCCACGCTGGTGACCGCGGCGACGGCCGAGGCGGCCCCGCTGGCGACGAAGATGCCGAAGGGGCCGGCCGCGACGAGGGCGACGGGCAGTGCCAGCTTGACGCCGTTCATCAGCACGCCGTTGATGAGCAGGTTGAGGCGCGTCGCGCGGAACGCGACGAAGACGGAGTCCGTCAGCAGGTTGACCGCGGCACTGGCGGCCAGGAGCACGAACGCCGCGATGTGCAGCGGTGACTGGTGCATGTAGCCGAGCTGGGGGGCGAGGAACGGCGCGGTCGCGACGAACCCGCCGGAGATCAGCAGGGCGCCCATGGACACCGTGCTGACGGCCGTGCTGGTGTCCTCGCTCCGGCGGGCGCTGGTCGGCAGGTGCCGCACCAGCGTGGTGCTCAGGCCGAAGAGGCTGAGGTACGACAGCAGGTAGACGCAGGAGAGCAGGGAGGACGCCCGGCCGACGTCCTCGGCCGGGTACAGGCGGGCGACCAGGATCCAGAACGCGAACCCGGCGACGGCACCGATCGCCGTGGTCACCGTGAGGTAGAAGGAGTTGCGGAGCAGCGGATCGCGCCGCATCGCGGCCAGGCCGGCAGGCGACGGCGGTCTCGGCAGCGCCCGGACGAGGG
It encodes the following:
- a CDS encoding lipopolysaccharide biosynthesis protein — encoded protein: MTLVRALPRPPSPAGLAAMRRDPLLRNSFYLTVTTAIGAVAGFAFWILVARLYPAEDVGRASSLLSCVYLLSYLSLFGLSTTLVRHLPTSARRSEDTSTAVSTVSMGALLISGGFVATAPFLAPQLGYMHQSPLHIAAFVLLAASAAVNLLTDSVFVAFRATRLNLLINGVLMNGVKLALPVALVAAGPFGIFVASGAASAVAAVTSVAVLRRRLRLRVRPHFSWGVLRNTLAYSLTNYLSSSLNLVPQIVLPLVVLQQLGPVPAATYFIAFQIANLVYCASYAIGEALFAEGSQARADLPALARRSGLAMLAVTVPAAAFVLVCVGPVLGLFGKGYAEGGTVTLQVFAAVAPAVAFYTWTSFLLKVTRQLVASIVSETVSVAVILGVTFLMLDSGLHWAAIAWGAGNLASGCVAATALVRRRRRTRSLRPLGGAPDPEARP
- a CDS encoding glycosyltransferase family 4 protein, which translates into the protein MRILHFIDNGFEAGGAEKLVRLVSEGLTARGHVNRVVATDRMADGERVFADDLVPAITGSGPRRLARKLWYARGRRQAGAVLEAFRPDCVHLHCTSEFSPSLFAATAGYPRVLSVQGPEDWTLGLLRWQLTGAPAGERLSASDLARYGCLRFVQRPAYLPRVRRVDRILVPSRYFARAVARDAGPVPVHVVPNGIERKTPPRPLTTADHVVVAGRLVQGKGVGVLLEAMRRLLPRHPSARLTVVGDGPYRPALESAAADLVAARRARFRGWLGEAEVLDCLGDAAVVAVPSLWPENFPTVALEALQVGRPLVASRVGGLPELVGPDNGVLVPAGDPVRLAGALGGLLGRPGVLERMGAASAVRAERYGIGEFLDALEHHYRQAAAHHHRRQAQGLPDPRGAARS